The genomic region CGGAGACACTCAAACGGAGGGGTAAAAATGTCCACTTTTTAATGGGATCAGGGATATTTAAGTATTTCCTAATCCTcgaggacgaaaatgtccgcggtaAAAAAGGTCAGGGATGAAATTGTCCTTTACTCTACAATTTTTGTGAGCAAGGATTAATTTCTGCTGAAAGTGCATAGCACCTGGTACTATTAGAGGAAGAAAAGTTTTTATCGATAATTAAAGGTCATCAGGTATTTTGTATCTAATTTATATTGTTTggataaaattttataatttacttTATTACTTCTGGTCCATTATGAATACATTGTAATACTTTCTTCTCGTCAGTGATCAGTGTTCAAAGTGTGAAAAACGAAAACAGTGAGAATGAAAGACGCCGGAAAGAGCCGCAAGGCGAAGGACGCCGGAAAGAACCGCAAGGAAAATAGGAAACCATCCTCGGAGGCGAAGAAAAGCCGGAAATCGGCCAGCGGAATCAGCGGATCGCCCAAGAAGGGAGGCCACGGCGGAAAGTTCACGTGGATCGGCGGCCAAGGGTACTCGCACATGGAGATGGAGATTGGGCCGGTGGCTCTGGATGCCAATGATCCAAACTTCGACGATCCGAAGGACGTCACCGCCTTATGATCGGGCACACTTACGTTCAGTCTAGGGGAAACTCAGATGCAGTCAACGTGAACTTAATAATTAAGAGTTGTTggatgaaaatttagttaaatcattcaaattatttaacaaaatttCATGTAAAGTTGACTGGATTTGGATTTTACCAactttataatattaaaatcagagtttcgatttttatttttaaaatgttaaaaaatttaaaaatttgtattaaaaaaaaatcatgtaaATCATGttcgaatccgcaacctcttaattgagtatggggagactatgccatttgagctataacaatttaatttacttaataacaatttaaaaaaaatgaacacTATATCAAGAAAAAACATCAATCATTCCAAGAATACATAATATGATAACACACCATTTTTTATCTGTATAAAAAATTAGCCAACTGTTGGAACTTCTTATCAGctttttttttgttaagttttCCCTGTGTTCATGATtttgtaaaaaagaaaaaaaaaacaacaaaatgttATTTTGTACTTTTACTTTTTCCTATTTCAAAAATCGTGAGAAAGAAAACTATGAATGGAAACATAGAACATAAGAAATGAAGAAAGAAACCAAACATGTAAGAGACATAGTTAAAAGCACAATGTCATCAAATAACCACACCAGAGTGATAAAAAGTTTACCAAATTGATCCAACACATTATATTCTGTTACAAGAGTAATTAAGATAAATAAATCCCTCCTTCACTCTAAAAGTCCCTGGCTGATTCATTCCATCCACCATAACTCTCCTCCTGTCCACCGTATTCGTCCCGGCCAGCACCACCTCTCTGCAGAAGTTAATGGTTTCTATTTGAATAGAGCATCTTGCATCAAAGCATGACGAAAAGTATTAGAAAATGCAGATTCTAAAATTACCTCAGCAGTAAAAGTGAGAGCAACCTTGATCTCTCCACAGTATTCTTTGTCCTTCACAACATTGTAAGAAGTCTCTGGATGGCTACCCTCATCAAACACTGCATCAAGAGTAATCCTGCAgatgcatatatatatacacacaaacaCTTAGAATATGAGAAGTGCAAATGCCCCCTTTTCTATACCTTTTGTATCATCAACGTCTAAACTCTTAAATCATGGTATATATTTGaaatcaaaagaaagaaaaaatctattgatttcaagaaaaaaaaaatgaaaaatttgatTGCGCAAGGTATCCATACCTTGCTCTCGGAGCAAACAAAAGATTTACTCTCTCTAATCAATTTATGTCATATACGCTAAGGTGACTTTGTTATAAATACCCACTAATAACTTGTCATTCAACTAATAAACCAGCTCAAGAGTTATAATTTGCTCCGAAAACATATAAGAATTTTTCCTACTAGTAGGCAGTGGCAGCAATTAACCCCTTCGGCGGGTAAATCTTTGGCCACAAAGTACACATTGCAAGGGATCAAACAATTGACCGTTAGAGGCATCTGTTTTGATCCCTCGAAATGTGTGATTTGTGGTCAGAGATTTACCCTTGTGGAATCAATAACAGCTGCAGCCTGCTAGCTCTAGATATAAATTGCGGAAAAGAAAATTGCTAGGTTTTATTGGTCCATCTGAGTTTAGATGTCAGACTTAAAGATATATGAATGGAAAACCAATTGACCATTGACATTTGAATGGAAACTCAAAATCTGTTCAAGTCAAAGAAGAATTCAAACTCACGTTGCCTCGCCAAGGAAATCATCTTGACTAAAATTGTCTTTATCCATGATCTTCAGATTAAGCTCACAAGCACTGTCAGAAACAGTGAAAAGAAAGCTTTCATTCCATTGTGGGTTGGATCCAGCACCTGCAAATTCATGATAACAGTAACCAAATTCACCATAGAGAAAATGTTAAAGTATCAAACATCATCAAATTTgctagagaagaaaaaaaaagaaaagaaaaatgcaccTTCTGCCACAGTGCTTTTGTGCTCTTGAGAACGGTATGAGAGAATCACATAAGGATCAATGTTTGCTGCTCATTGAGACATAAAATCAAACACTAACAGAGCATGATCATAACCAATCTGAATAATCATCACTTTCATAAttaaaaaccagaaaataaataaaaatgaaaaataaaaaaccccATGAATCAGATCAAAGAAAGGATCAATTAAATTGATTCTTTTAACTTGATAATTAACAATATCTAGATCCAATCATCATAACATGAACTTTCTCTACTTTGATCTGATATATTCAAAATCAACAAAGATATGATGAACATCAAAACCTGACattattagtattttaatttaaagatAGTTTTATTAAAAGAAATACTTTGGTTCATGTACACTGTCTTTTTAAATTGTgtagataattttttttcttaaaaaaaaaagaaaaaagcaagagcGGAGTGGATGGGAAAATTGGTGTTTGTTAATCATACTTAAGAGTCTTCTTTTTTTCATGTACACTGTCTTTTTAGTACATGTTAAAGTACAATTTTTACTAGTAAAATTTTTACTTTTAAGAGTCTTTTTTGTCTTGACTTTTAAGACTTATATAGACTAAATATCTAAGTAAAATAAGATTGGACCTACTGAAAAAAATAAGCTAAACCTAACAAAAAGTTTAGCTAAAAGGACAAGGCACCTTCCCACAAAACTCTTGTAAAGGTTCCATGCTTTATTAGATCATGCAGCATGTGCTTTCTCAACAGCCCCACATGCAGTGATTCCAGGAGTGAATATAGGAAGGTGGATTTATTGAAATACAATAAAAATGATAGATGAGACCAATATAATTATCGTCTATAGTAAGTGATCAAGAATGCATCGTCCCAATTTTATTTCTTATTTAATCATGTCAATGGTCTGATTTTTTGTTATGAACTACAAGAAAAATCGTTAAGTACTGTCAAATTTATTATCGAAAAAAAATATGACAGTAAGTTAATTATCGTCGAAAACAATCAGATAGTATAAATCTCGTCGGTAAATATTTTCTGTTGGATTTTTTTCGTCCGACAGTAATTACCGTCAGATTCTGCGACAAAATATAGTTAGTATCAAAAACAGATCATATTGGACGTTACCGTCGGAAATTTCCGACGGTACCATTGGCGCCACATCGTTTGTTTTTCTGCCATACTATCGGCGGATTCATCTGACGATAATATCAACGgaaatgtttttttattttttatttttaaaataatgttACTGTTGGAATATTCCATCGGTAATTCCGATGGTtggattttcaatttttctttaattatctTTTCCCATCCATCTCTAGTGTACCATAATAATCAACAATTGAATAGTGCTTCAAACCTAATGTgaattacaaaaaatataaataacaaataCTAAATGATGGTAATTGAAATATCTAAAATAATACTAACTATATTATATTCACAGAACTATGTTTACATTCactaaaatatatattacaaatTTACAGAACTATGTTTACATTAACCCTAAtcagattcatcatcttcttcctctggtTCACCATCCTCCTCTTTCGATGTCCTGATTATCATCGaactcgtcttcctcttcttcgttGTCATCGACACCGTCTTCTTCTTGCAGATCGTCGTCCTTTGGTATAAGTGCATTGGCCTCTAGTCCAAGATCAATGATGTCATCATCCATAACAGTAGACTTAAGGAAAATTGGCTCACCGATATCAAGCACCCTTTTCGAAAGAGTTAGGTCGTCAATCTGGTAAGGTTCCTGACCCTCTATTGTATCATTAGACTTGATGCGGTCTCTTGACTTAGTCTTAACCACAACCACCCAACTAGACTTGCATGAACTCGGATAAGGCAAATAGTATACATGTCGTGCATTTTGAGGTAGTATAAAAGGATCATAGTGCCTATATTTCCTGGTTACATTAACTTCACTGATATCGTAGTTCTTGTGCTTTCGTATTTCTTGTCGCGAACTTTGATCGTACCATTCACATTTAAACACGCACATCTTGTTCGTAGTATGACAGAAATACTGTAATTCAATTATGTTATGCAACACACCAAACCAATTAGAATAAACCCCGTTTGAATCCCCACAAATCCAAACTCCGGTGTTATCTGTTTTCTTTCCAATCGACCATTGTAAGGTATGCAACCGATATCCTTTAACATTGTAAATCGGGTAGCTAGTAGCCTTATTCATTGGGCTCCAATTAAGTGCAACTAGTTCCAAATATGTTGTGTCAGTTAGCTGCACGCTGACATATTCACGGAGCTAACGTGAAAAATTGTTCAATGAGCTCCCCATATTCGCCTCTCGGAATAACCTATATGATAGAATATGATAACGAAGTTTTAATTAGATAAAGAAGCTAGTGTGTTACTAATTACAATATTTACGAAGACTTAAAAAACTCACATGAGGTAGGGTGAAATTTGGTCACAGTTAAGCAACACATGCAGATGTACGACGTTGATCTCATTCTACTCTAACCAGTAGTCACTGCTTGCACCCATTGCAGCTCATTTCGACAAAAAGATTGGGTATGTTGTTCTACTTGACGAGGATTCTCCCCTCTCATCGTTCCTTGTAACCCTTGTTCTACGCGAACCTGTCAAAACACAAAGCTAGTCTATCGTTCCTGGGCTCGCTCGCAAATGTAGGATGGACCCAATCAAAATGCTTCCAAACTTCTCCATGTGATGGATGCGTTATGATTCCATCATCTCTCTTGTTGCTACTATGTCAGGTCATGTGAGCAGCTAAACTCATCGATGCATACAATTGTTTCAACCTAGGGATTAAGGGCAAGTAGTGCATCCGTTTTATTGGAATTCTCTTTAACCGATGTTTACCGATCTGTTCTCTCTCAACTTGGAACCTCGGTGATCTAAAAAATCTTCATTCATTAATCCGTCTTGTAGTACAGcatacaatcattcaaacaacaatcaatttTCATCGCATTTAGACCTAATTTTGAAACTATCTTCTTTGCTTTGTAGTGGTTTCAGAGGATGCCAGATGACCTTATAGGTACCAATTCATTGCAAAAGATGACCCACTTATCAAAAGACTCTTGGGTATAATTTGACTCTGACTTAATACTCATCATTCTAATACACACAGACAACTTTGAATGACGGACCCCTTGAACAAAGGTTTCACAGCAGCTTCTAACAGATGATAAAATCTCTTCGCTTCCGGGTTAGGATCTTCTTCAGTCTCTTCTAATTCAATAACACTTGTTGCATCACACAACATCTCATTGTATCTCTCTTGGTTAGCCTCCCAAGTCATTTCATCCATGTTTAGGTCTCTCACTACCCGAACCCTCATTGATTAACAACTGGACCTATTCAAATTAGAGGCAGACCAGTTAATTTTCTGCTCATCCACTTCTCCATATTCCGTCCACATCCAATACCCATCCTTGAACCCGTTACGGTAGAGGTGAAGCGTTATGTCTGCAGGTTCTAACCACTTAGTCAGCTGACACTTTTGACACCGACACCTAAAAACCCCTTTAGACATAAACAGTTCCATGTCGAAAACATGCGCGACAAACGCGTCAACCCCCTCAAAGAATTCGGGTTTTAAACTCCCTAGCCATCGTTATCCCTCTCATACATCCATAGACGATGACTTGGAATCATATCGAAACACACACCCTAGAATTCAACGAAcaacaaaaattatttaagttTTTAGAAAATTCAGTAGAATGTCCTGTATAATTAGAATCTCCCACCAAATACAATTATCAATTTCTAACAAACCAAATACGTAgtaaacaatttaaaaaataattcataGACCTTTTCTTTAATTCATCGACATCCATCAAATAAAGACAACAGTTTTCACATAGAAAACAACCGCAGGCATAAATCATTAACATACAGGtattcaataaaatatcaaatccTAACCGTTCTAATGCGCAACCCCTTATAACTCTACAATTTTCCAGCAAACAAGGGTTTCGAGAAGGCGCCACTACGCAACCTTCTCCTACTTTCGTCCTAAAATTCTATCTTAGGAAAAAAAAGTCCaacataaaatttaaacaatttatTATATTTAGAGATAGAAAATCAACCTGGAATATTACTGCACAGACAATAAAAGAAGAAAACTCTAATTGAGCTCAGAGAAAATAGCAACGTCCTAATAAAAAGGATTACTTATTAAATCACAAGctgaaattaatttaaaaactaatttaaaaaaataggtAAACCTCATTATTCTAATTAATTAAAACCTAATTCTTAATTGAACCAAACTAACAAGAGGCAggacaaatttaatttttacttaCACTAAATTAACACAACTCTTAATAACATACTACATTAAGCAAATTTAACCACGGATTTAACAACAACCCTAACAAAATGTTAAACTcacaaaataatatgaaaaaatataataacCATACCAACAAACTAATGTGATGATAGTGGTTGCAGTCTCTCTTCAATATCGTGGTGACAGAGGCCGCGCTAACGGCAATGTGAACAACAACTGCGGCGGAGGATGCGACGGGAACAGCAGCAGCAGATTCGACGAGCATGTGTAACAGCAGTGACAGCTGGTGCTCCAGGCGCGATGGCGACGTCCGCAAcaagctctagcagtggccacaGTGACTGTTACCCTCGGATGTGNNNNNNNNNNNNNNNNNNNNNNNNNNNNNNNNNNNNNNNNNNNNNNNNNNNNNNNNNNNNNNNNNNNNNNNNNNNNNNNNNNNNNNNNNNNNNNNNNNNNNNNNNNNNNNNNNNNNNNNNNNNNNNNNNNNNNNNNNNNNNNNNNNNNNNNNNNNNNNNNNNNNNNNNNNNNNNNNNNNNNNNNNNNNNNNNNNNNNNNNNNNNNNNNNNNNNNNNNNNNNNNNNNNNNNNNNNNNNNNNNNNNNNNNNNNNNNNNNNNNNNNNNNNNNNNNNNNNNNNNNNNNNNNNNNNNNNNNNNNNNNNNNNNNNNNNNNNNNNNNNNNNNNNNNNNNNNNNNNNNNNNNNNNNNNNNNNNNNNNNNNNNNNNNNNNNNNNNNNNNNNNNNNNNNNNNNNNNNNNNNNNNNNNNNNNNNNNNNNNNNNNNNNNNNNNNNNNNNNNNNNNNNNNNNNNNNNNNNNNNNNNNNNNNNNNNNNNNNNNNNNNNNNNNNNNNNNNNNNNNNNNNNNNNNNNNNNNNNNNNNNNNNNNNNNNNNNNNNNNNNNNNNNNNNNNNNNNNNNNNNNNNNNNNNNNNNNNNNNNNNNNNNNNNNNNNNNNNNNNNNNNNNNNNNNNNNNNNNNNNNNNNNNNNNNNNNNNNNNNNNNNNNNNNNNNNNNNNNNNNNNNNNNNNNNNNNNNNNNNNNNNNNNNNNNNNNNNNNNNNNNNNNNNNNNNNNNNNNNNNNNNNNNNNNNNNNNNNNNNNNNNNNNNNNNNNNNNNNNNNNNNNNNNNNNNNNNNNNNNNNNNNNNNNNNNNNNNNNNNNNNNNNNNNNNNNNNNNNNNNNNNNNNNNNNNNNNNNNNNNNNNNNNNNNNNNNNNNNNNNNNNNNNNNNNNNNNNNNNNNNNNNNNNNNNNNNNNNNNNNNNNNNNNNNNNNNNNNNNNNNNNNNNNNNNNNNNNNNNNNNNNNNNNNNNNNNNNNNNNNNNNNNNNNNNNNNNNNNNNNNNNNNNNNNNNNNNNNNNNNNNNNNNNNNNNNNNNNNNNNNNNNNNNNNNNNNNNNNNNNNNNNNNNNNNNNNNNNNNNNNNNNNNNNNNNNNAACGGCATTAAACACGTGAGGGAGAAGAGTTTTGCATTTGAATTTAGCCTCAAATTTACCGTCAGATTAATCCTGTGTCTCCAAAATGCAATGTTTCACTAAATAATGTTATCATCAGATCTACTCGCCAGTAAATCCGACGGTAGTGAGAGCACACAAATATCTTTTTTTTCCTCCAAATATTACCGTCGGAACATCAATTCTGACAGTAATATTTTAAGGTGACAAATTTATTGCCAAATTCGATGAAAAATTTGCCGCTAACATTCAACGGTAAATCCGATGGTACTTAGCGTTTTTCTTGTAATGATATAATTTCTAAGTAAGCTTAAAGATAAAAACATGTAAAAAAAGGTTAAAGGTAATATCTCAAATAATTCTTGATATTCTTAATTCAGAGATGCCGAAGCTTGATCCAGATCAGCTAGATGTGTTCTTCATTAGGGAGTACTATAAAAAGCTTGGGTATGATAAGGTGGAACGCTATTGGTGGGTAATTCCAAACATGCCATTGGAGACTGTTCCACCAAAGAAGAAACGAAGAAAGGATAATGAGGGTGTTCTTCGTTTCAACCTCGTACCTCAACTGTTCCACCACCACCAACTGCACTAGCTTCAATTTCTCCACCTGCAGCCACCAATGCTCAAGCTTCAAGTGCTCTTCTACCACCCAATGTTCCAGTTTCAAGTGCTCTTCCACCACCCAATGTTTCAGTTTTAAATACTCCACCACTGACAACTGCTCCTATTGATCCAATGGTTGGTGCATCTGTAGCTACAACTTTTAGGTTGAGTAACTTCCTACGATTTGTACTAATTCCGAAATTCAAACTACCAAGAAAATTCAAGAATTGAACTTATGCGTATAGATGTTTTCTGGTTGTGACATTTTGGTTTTAAACATCGACCTTTAGAGTTTTTGAGTTCCATGTCTATGTTAAGGTGTatatgttttggtttgagttaAATACTTTATGTTGTTTGCAGATTCACTTTCTGGTGActcttttataaaaaaatatattagattAAAGTAATCAATTACCTAAACTCAACTTATCAGATTCATATCCTCCATCTTTCTCAAAATTTGAGTCATCTATTGAGAGGTTTAATTCTGCTTTATGAACAACTTTTACTTTCTCCTTGTCTGAAGTATTGAtaactttcttctttcttttttagaTGACTCTACTTCAGATTCATTGATGGATTCTAAAAATCCAGGTGGTAGTTATGGCCTATACAAACTATCCTCTACAAAATCATATGAATCAAATAAGTCACCATTAACCCCAATGACTGGCCTTGCAACTGCCTTCTTACCATCAGATATTGTCATAGATTCTCTCGTCTCCATACTGGGTTTGCCATTGGTACACCTGCCTCCTTTCTGAATTGAGGTTGGAAATGGAGCAATAGAGCATGGGTTAGGTGgctgtgaaaaagtgaaaatattGGTACAAGGAATTTCTATTGTagaggatttcttggtgatggaATTAGGACGTTCTGAAGTAGTTTTGGGTGCGTGGTGGATTGCTAGTTTGGGCAAATTTGAAGGGGATTATAACACCTTATCCTTGAGCTGGATGTTGAATGGGAAGAAGGTGACTTTGCATGGTGATCCTTTTTTAGAGAGAAGTCGAGCTAGTGCAAAAGTGACTTTAAATGCCCCGAGAAATAATGAAGAGGGCTTTCTCGTAACCCCTGTGTTCATTGTCGATTCTACAAAAGCCCAACTATCTGTTTCGTCAGCAACTTTGGCAATTTTGCAGCAATTTAAGGATGTCTTTCAGTCCCCATATGG from Arachis ipaensis cultivar K30076 chromosome B02, Araip1.1, whole genome shotgun sequence harbors:
- the LOC107624854 gene encoding elicitor-responsive protein 3-like, yielding MPRGTFEVILISAKGIDNNDFLTNIDPYVILSYRSQEHKSTVAEGAGSNPQWNESFLFTVSDSACELNLKIMDKDNFSQDDFLGEATITLDAVFDEGSHPETSYNVVKDKEYCGEIKVALTFTAERGGAGRDEYGGQEESYGGWNESARDF
- the LOC110268693 gene encoding programmed cell death protein 4-like, with the translated sequence MKDAGKSRKAKDAGKNRKENRKPSSEAKKSRKSASGISGSPKKGGHGGKFTWIGGQGYSHMEMEIGPVALDANDPNFDDPKDVTAL